A window of the Bacteroides thetaiotaomicron VPI-5482 genome harbors these coding sequences:
- a CDS encoding RNA polymerase sigma-70 factor: MTPNQDERLLAQQFETIFTKYYSVVKYFALMLLKSEEDAKDITQDVFTKLWTKPELWTEVPNPTPYIYTLTKSTTLNFIKHKKVELAYQEKIIEKSLIDELFQSEDTLNPIYYKEAQLIIKLVLERLPEQRRMIFEMSRFKHMSNLEIAEKLNISKRTVEHHIYLTLLEMKKIIFFAFFLLFP, encoded by the coding sequence ATGACCCCAAACCAAGACGAAAGACTTTTAGCGCAACAATTCGAAACAATATTCACGAAATATTATTCGGTAGTGAAATATTTCGCCCTAATGCTGCTTAAATCCGAAGAAGACGCAAAGGATATTACCCAAGATGTTTTCACTAAACTATGGACTAAGCCTGAATTATGGACGGAAGTTCCTAATCCGACTCCTTATATCTATACCCTTACTAAAAGTACAACTCTCAATTTTATCAAACACAAAAAAGTAGAATTGGCTTATCAGGAGAAAATTATAGAAAAGTCTCTCATCGACGAACTTTTCCAATCAGAAGATACACTCAATCCCATCTATTATAAAGAGGCTCAACTAATCATCAAATTAGTTCTCGAACGCCTTCCGGAGCAACGCAGAATGATTTTCGAAATGAGTCGTTTCAAGCATATGAGCAATCTTGAGATAGCCGAGAAACTAAATATTTCGAAACGAACAGTGGAACATCACATCTACTTAACTCTGCTTGAAATGAAAAAAATCATCTTTTTTGCATTTTTTTTGCTGTTCCCTTAA
- a CDS encoding FecR family protein has product MKNYFQKIITLFTGNDYPESTQQDFYKWLVDEEHTSEKDEALQKLWDEAHKQRTATDMQEAYELLKKNAGIPPIQRKRTIRPIHIWQTVAAVLFIVAASSVYLSTIGKDAEENLIQQYIPTAEIRTLTLPDGTQVQLNSQSTLLYPQNFTGKDRSVFLIGEANFKVKPDKKHPFIVKSNDFQVTALGTEFNVSAYPENPVLAATLISGSVLVEYNDLKSQVILKPNEQLAYNKNTHYHSLDHPDMKEVTAWQRGELVFREMSVKDIITILERKYPYTFEYQLKTLKDDRYSFRFKDQAPLSEVMDVIVNVVGQMNYKIKGDRCYLIPK; this is encoded by the coding sequence ATGAAGAATTACTTTCAGAAAATAATAACATTATTCACCGGAAACGACTATCCGGAATCGACCCAGCAAGATTTCTACAAGTGGCTGGTAGATGAAGAGCATACTTCCGAAAAAGACGAAGCATTACAAAAATTATGGGATGAGGCTCATAAACAGAGAACTGCAACCGACATGCAGGAGGCTTATGAACTTTTGAAAAAGAATGCCGGAATACCTCCCATACAACGAAAAAGAACAATCCGACCGATTCATATATGGCAGACTGTCGCTGCAGTTTTATTTATAGTAGCGGCTTCTTCCGTTTACCTTTCTACAATCGGTAAAGATGCAGAAGAAAACCTTATTCAACAATATATTCCTACTGCTGAAATTAGGACTCTCACTCTACCCGATGGAACTCAGGTACAACTGAACTCACAAAGTACACTTTTATATCCGCAAAACTTTACCGGTAAAGATCGTAGTGTATTTTTGATTGGTGAAGCCAACTTTAAAGTTAAACCGGATAAAAAACATCCGTTCATCGTCAAGTCCAATGATTTTCAGGTGACGGCGTTGGGTACGGAGTTCAACGTTTCGGCTTATCCGGAAAATCCGGTGTTGGCAGCCACATTGATTTCAGGAAGCGTATTGGTAGAATACAATGATTTAAAATCGCAGGTGATTCTAAAACCGAATGAGCAGCTGGCTTATAACAAAAATACTCATTACCATAGCCTGGACCATCCGGATATGAAAGAAGTTACCGCCTGGCAACGTGGAGAACTTGTGTTCAGAGAAATGTCCGTCAAAGATATCATCACAATCCTTGAACGTAAATATCCTTATACATTCGAGTATCAGCTCAAAACGCTGAAAGACGACAGATACAGTTTCCGGTTTAAAGACCAGGCACCACTATCTGAGGTAATGGATGTGATAGTAAATGTAGTAGGTCAAATGAACTATAAGATAAAAGGAGACCGCTGCTACTTAATCCCAAAGTAA
- a CDS encoding TonB-dependent receptor, whose product MLQIYEFIVDQTAKGRSFLLFFCLLMMQTPSFAQNSAKITIQKKNISVIEALKEIEKQSDYSVGYNDSQLKNKPVLNLDLKAATLEYALSQILRGSGFTYQFKDKYIMIIPDKKLKETPTKKVSGIVIDENNEPLIGVNIKVEGSSEGAITDIDGNFNIMAPQGSTLSFTYVGYTPQTVKITDKNIYEIRLASDTKQLNEVVVTALGIKREQKALSYNVQQVKSDQLTTIKDANFVNSLSGKVAGVIINSSSSGVGGASKVVMRGTKSIEKSNNALYVIDGIPMYNFGGGGSTEFGSKGETESIADLNPDDIESLSVLTGAAAAALYGSNAANGAIIVTTKKGKIGKLQASVSTGIDWLKPFVMPKFQNRYGTGSNGKSDGSTVWSWGPKMGNSPGYDPNDFLKTGAVYNNSVTLSTGTEKNQTFFSAAALNSDGMIPNNRYNRYNFTFRNTTSFLNDKMKLDVGASYILQNDRNMTNQGQYSNPLVPAYLYPRGDNFSTVKVFERYNEARKINEQFWPSGEGDLRMQNPYWIAYRNLRENSKKRYMLSAGLTYDVLDWLSLSGRIRIDNSNNTYEQKYYASTITTLTEGSEQGYYGIEKSGNSQTYADFLVNINKRVGDFTIVANIGTSLSDNSYDMLGYNGPIQEKGIPNVFNVFDLDNTKKRATQEGWEEMTQSIFASAEVGWKSMLYLTLTGRNDWASQLLGSSQTSFFYPSVGLSGVISEMVKLPEWIDYLKVRGSFSSVGMPYPRFLTIPTYKYDTTILGWLPKTHYPIGKLYPERTDSWEAGLDATFFKDLRLSASFYYANTYNQTFDPKISASFGYSKFYVQTGYVRNMGMEGMLSYGHRWNEFGWNSNFTFSWNKNKIIELVKDFHHPETGKILNIPELEMNGLGYSRFILKEGGTLGDLYSKADLVRNDKGYIEMDANGALAKDANVEPIKLGSVLPKANFAFSNEFTYKGVSAGFLLSCRLGGIVYSATQAALDQYGVSEASAKARDAGGVVINGRTMINAQQWYETIGSSSGLPQYYTYSATNIRLQEAHIGYTIPRRWLKNICDINVSLVGRNLWMIYCKAPFDPESVATTSNYYQGIDYFMMPSTRNIGFNVKFNF is encoded by the coding sequence ATGCTACAAATTTATGAATTTATAGTAGATCAAACCGCAAAGGGAAGAAGTTTTTTACTTTTTTTCTGTTTGTTGATGATGCAAACACCCTCCTTTGCACAAAATAGTGCCAAGATCACGATTCAGAAGAAAAATATATCTGTTATCGAGGCACTTAAGGAAATAGAAAAACAATCCGATTATTCTGTCGGATACAATGATTCGCAACTGAAAAACAAGCCTGTTTTAAATCTTGACCTAAAAGCAGCGACACTTGAATATGCCCTTTCGCAAATCCTTCGGGGAAGTGGATTTACTTATCAGTTCAAAGATAAGTATATCATGATTATTCCCGACAAGAAACTTAAAGAAACTCCTACAAAAAAAGTAAGTGGAATAGTAATCGATGAAAATAATGAGCCACTGATCGGAGTGAATATTAAAGTAGAAGGAAGCTCTGAAGGTGCAATCACCGACATTGATGGTAATTTCAATATAATGGCTCCTCAAGGCAGCACATTAAGCTTCACTTACGTGGGATATACACCTCAAACTGTAAAAATAACAGATAAGAATATCTACGAAATAAGATTGGCAAGTGATACTAAACAACTGAACGAAGTGGTAGTCACCGCTTTAGGTATCAAACGCGAACAAAAAGCGTTAAGTTACAATGTACAACAAGTCAAGAGCGATCAATTGACTACAATCAAAGACGCCAACTTCGTCAACAGCTTGAGTGGCAAGGTAGCAGGTGTCATTATCAATAGCAGTTCTTCCGGTGTCGGCGGTGCCAGCAAAGTAGTGATGCGCGGTACAAAATCCATCGAAAAGAGTAATAATGCACTTTATGTAATCGACGGTATACCTATGTATAACTTCGGAGGTGGTGGCAGCACAGAATTTGGTTCAAAAGGAGAGACGGAAAGTATTGCCGACCTCAATCCGGATGACATCGAAAGTCTGTCCGTTCTTACGGGAGCAGCCGCAGCCGCCCTTTATGGTAGCAATGCTGCAAATGGAGCTATTATTGTCACTACAAAAAAAGGGAAAATAGGGAAATTACAGGCCAGTGTTTCTACCGGCATCGACTGGTTGAAACCATTCGTAATGCCTAAGTTTCAAAACCGTTACGGGACAGGAAGTAACGGTAAATCTGACGGTTCCACCGTATGGAGCTGGGGACCGAAGATGGGAAACAGTCCTGGCTACGACCCCAACGACTTTCTAAAAACAGGAGCTGTTTACAACAATTCAGTCACTTTATCCACCGGTACGGAAAAGAACCAGACTTTCTTCTCTGCCGCTGCGCTGAACTCCGACGGAATGATTCCCAACAATAGGTATAACAGATATAATTTTACTTTCCGCAACACTACAAGTTTCCTCAATGACAAGATGAAACTAGACGTAGGAGCCAGCTACATCCTGCAAAACGACCGTAATATGACTAATCAGGGACAGTATTCCAATCCTTTAGTTCCTGCTTACCTTTATCCGCGTGGTGATAATTTCTCTACAGTCAAGGTCTTTGAACGCTACAACGAAGCTCGCAAAATCAACGAACAGTTCTGGCCATCGGGCGAAGGTGACCTCCGCATGCAGAATCCTTATTGGATAGCCTATCGTAATCTACGTGAAAACAGTAAAAAACGTTATATGCTCTCTGCAGGATTAACTTACGACGTACTCGACTGGCTAAGTTTATCAGGACGCATCCGCATAGATAATTCAAACAACACGTATGAGCAAAAATACTATGCAAGTACCATCACTACACTTACCGAAGGTAGCGAACAAGGATACTACGGCATAGAAAAGAGTGGAAACAGCCAGACGTACGCTGACTTTCTTGTAAATATTAACAAGAGAGTGGGCGACTTCACTATCGTAGCCAATATTGGTACATCATTAAGCGACAACAGCTATGATATGCTAGGCTACAACGGTCCGATACAGGAAAAAGGAATACCTAATGTATTCAACGTATTCGACCTTGATAACACAAAGAAACGCGCCACACAAGAAGGATGGGAAGAAATGACCCAATCCATATTTGCAAGTGCGGAAGTGGGATGGAAGAGTATGCTCTATCTTACTTTAACAGGACGTAACGACTGGGCTTCACAATTACTGGGTTCGTCACAAACCTCTTTCTTCTATCCCTCCGTCGGACTTTCCGGCGTGATCAGCGAAATGGTCAAGCTCCCCGAATGGATTGATTATTTGAAAGTACGCGGATCATTCAGTTCCGTAGGTATGCCCTACCCTCGATTCCTGACTATCCCAACTTATAAATATGATACCACGATATTAGGATGGCTACCCAAAACACATTATCCTATCGGTAAGCTTTATCCGGAACGTACGGATTCATGGGAAGCCGGCTTAGACGCCACTTTCTTCAAAGACCTTCGCCTAAGTGCTTCATTCTACTATGCCAATACTTATAACCAAACCTTCGACCCCAAAATATCCGCTTCCTTCGGATACTCCAAATTCTACGTTCAAACAGGTTACGTTCGCAATATGGGTATGGAAGGAATGTTGAGCTACGGACACCGCTGGAATGAATTTGGCTGGAATAGCAATTTTACTTTCTCATGGAATAAAAACAAGATTATTGAATTAGTAAAAGACTTCCATCACCCCGAGACAGGCAAGATACTCAATATACCCGAACTTGAAATGAATGGCTTGGGCTATTCACGTTTCATCTTGAAAGAAGGCGGAACTTTGGGCGACCTCTACTCTAAAGCCGACCTTGTACGTAATGACAAAGGTTATATTGAGATGGACGCCAATGGTGCTTTGGCCAAAGATGCCAACGTAGAACCGATCAAATTGGGAAGCGTGTTACCTAAAGCCAACTTTGCTTTCAGTAACGAGTTCACATACAAAGGTGTTTCTGCCGGCTTCCTGCTTTCCTGCCGGTTGGGAGGTATCGTTTATTCTGCCACGCAAGCAGCTCTCGACCAATACGGAGTATCTGAAGCCAGTGCAAAAGCCCGCGACGCAGGTGGTGTAGTTATCAACGGACGCACTATGATCAATGCCCAGCAATGGTACGAGACAATTGGTAGTTCCAGCGGACTCCCGCAATACTATACTTACAGCGCGACTAATATTCGCCTGCAAGAAGCACATATCGGATATACTATTCCCCGCCGTTGGTTGAAAAACATATGTGATATCAACGTGTCTTTGGTAGGACGTAATCTCTGGATGATTTATTGCAAAGCACCTTTCGATCCCGAATCAGTCGCTACTACCAGCAACTATTATCAAGGGATAGATTACTTCATGATGCCGAGCACCCGCAACATCGGGTTTAATGTTAAGTTTAACTTCTAA
- a CDS encoding RagB/SusD family nutrient uptake outer membrane protein, whose amino-acid sequence MKNLRYMLIAACSACLLLPLGSCMDTDMNRNKYEVDSEEIGRENYDLGSTIRGLQGLVIPAQEHLYQFMEAMCGGSYAGYFGETRTGWLEKYSTYNPKTDWLKAPFTDVISETYPKYYAVLQHEDAPVALALAKLLRVTIMQRVTDIYGPIPYSKVLVSGEGSESDGLNAAYDSQKDVYMRMFQELEEADQALEDNMTEGNSGFEKLDDVYYGKLQQWRLFLHSLQLRMAMRLCYTDMAAEAQSIAEKAVTAGVIEKNDDNALFHVAENRSALCFNDWKDYRVGADIICYMNGYADPRRDKYFTKVKNNDQEGYYGMRIGINSPFSDDDMITSYSNRLMTASDPYVWMTASEVAFLRAEGALRKWNMGGEAKDFYETGVKLSFEEHGASGAEDYLNSIASPSGYTDPLGSYSTGSPANITVKWNEMGEQAFEENLERIITQKWIALFPNGIESWSEHRRTGYPKLLPVVVNKGRNVSTEAGMRRLMYPNEEYTQNSFHLNNAINVLIKESSNNQGGDTGGTHVWWDRKANK is encoded by the coding sequence ATGAAAAACCTGCGATATATGCTGATAGCAGCATGTTCAGCCTGCCTGCTTCTACCTTTGGGAAGTTGCATGGATACGGACATGAACCGTAATAAATACGAAGTGGACAGCGAAGAAATCGGCCGTGAAAACTACGACCTCGGCTCCACTATCAGAGGCCTGCAAGGCTTAGTAATACCTGCACAAGAGCATCTTTACCAATTCATGGAAGCCATGTGTGGTGGTTCTTATGCAGGATATTTCGGTGAAACACGTACCGGATGGCTGGAGAAATACTCTACCTATAATCCTAAAACCGACTGGTTGAAGGCACCATTTACAGATGTTATATCAGAAACATATCCTAAATATTATGCAGTTTTACAACATGAAGATGCCCCTGTAGCCCTTGCATTAGCCAAACTGCTACGAGTAACTATCATGCAACGCGTGACGGACATTTACGGCCCTATCCCCTATAGCAAAGTGTTAGTATCCGGAGAAGGTTCTGAAAGCGATGGACTGAATGCGGCTTACGATTCACAGAAAGATGTCTACATGCGTATGTTTCAAGAACTTGAAGAAGCCGATCAGGCACTTGAAGACAACATGACAGAAGGCAATAGCGGATTTGAAAAGCTGGATGATGTCTACTACGGAAAACTACAACAATGGCGCCTTTTTCTCCATTCACTACAACTACGCATGGCTATGCGCCTATGCTACACCGATATGGCTGCCGAAGCCCAAAGCATTGCCGAGAAAGCCGTAACGGCAGGAGTGATCGAAAAGAACGACGACAATGCCTTATTCCATGTAGCAGAAAATCGCTCAGCACTCTGCTTCAACGATTGGAAAGACTATCGTGTAGGAGCCGATATCATCTGTTACATGAATGGTTATGCAGACCCACGTCGGGATAAATATTTTACCAAGGTGAAGAATAACGACCAGGAAGGTTATTACGGCATGCGTATCGGCATAAATTCACCATTTTCTGATGACGACATGATAACATCGTACTCCAATCGTTTGATGACCGCCAGCGATCCTTATGTATGGATGACTGCCTCCGAAGTAGCATTCCTGCGAGCCGAAGGAGCATTACGCAAATGGAATATGGGCGGTGAAGCCAAAGATTTCTACGAAACAGGGGTTAAGCTTTCTTTTGAAGAACATGGAGCCAGCGGAGCGGAAGACTACCTGAATTCAATAGCCTCTCCAAGTGGCTATACTGACCCGCTAGGTTCGTATAGCACAGGTAGCCCCGCCAACATTACAGTAAAATGGAATGAAATGGGAGAACAGGCATTCGAAGAGAATTTGGAACGTATCATTACCCAAAAGTGGATTGCACTTTTCCCCAACGGCATTGAATCATGGAGTGAACACAGGCGTACCGGATATCCCAAATTATTGCCTGTTGTCGTGAACAAAGGCCGCAATGTTAGTACCGAAGCCGGCATGCGCCGACTCATGTATCCCAACGAAGAATACACCCAGAATTCTTTCCACCTTAACAATGCCATTAATGTATTGATAAAGGAAAGTAGTAATAATCAGGGGGGAGATACCGGTGGTACCCATGTATGGTGGGATCGTAAAGCAAACAAGTAA
- a CDS encoding glycoside hydrolase family 18 — MKNKNLIFSFLTVVTLTIGAGCLWTSCDDWTETEQVDYGVTTPDGQNPELYARYTQAVRNYKSRKHYAVCVRFDNGHSGDGEKDFLRSMPDSIDAVILENAATLNSADLEDIPVLQTNFATKVLFSFNLTSIKENAESSGQEIKTLLAPALEQMVSAITDNGLDGASISYTGDIGLGNNAAVNASITEMRQLLLDKITPLAKNGKIFFLESNPLFIPEANRDVFTRYVLNTTSSKNASQLRLLINEAIYYAGIPSDKLLITGDPELMTTDNNDGLVSQVPFFAIQVIDCGPIGGLMIQNVAADYSHANITYKETRGAIQTLNPSPLK; from the coding sequence ATGAAAAATAAAAACCTTATATTCAGTTTCCTAACTGTCGTTACTCTCACGATTGGTGCAGGCTGTCTGTGGACATCGTGTGACGATTGGACCGAAACGGAACAGGTGGATTACGGAGTAACTACCCCCGATGGTCAGAACCCTGAACTATATGCCCGCTACACACAAGCTGTTCGCAACTATAAAAGTCGCAAACACTATGCCGTATGTGTACGCTTCGACAATGGACATAGCGGAGACGGAGAAAAAGACTTTCTTCGTTCGATGCCGGATAGCATTGATGCCGTCATTCTGGAAAATGCGGCAACACTTAATTCAGCCGATCTGGAAGACATTCCTGTATTGCAGACTAATTTTGCAACAAAGGTTCTTTTTAGTTTCAATCTGACCAGTATCAAAGAGAACGCAGAAAGTTCGGGACAAGAAATCAAAACACTTCTGGCTCCCGCTTTAGAGCAAATGGTATCCGCCATTACCGACAATGGGCTTGACGGAGCTTCAATCTCCTACACCGGTGACATCGGACTTGGTAATAACGCAGCAGTCAATGCAAGTATAACTGAGATGCGTCAGTTACTGCTTGACAAGATTACACCGTTAGCAAAAAATGGGAAAATCTTTTTTCTGGAAAGTAATCCACTTTTTATTCCCGAAGCGAACCGGGATGTATTCACCCGCTACGTACTCAATACTACGTCCTCTAAAAATGCCAGCCAGTTACGTCTTCTGATTAATGAAGCTATCTATTATGCAGGTATTCCCTCAGACAAGCTGCTCATTACCGGCGATCCGGAGCTAATGACTACGGACAATAATGACGGGCTTGTCTCACAAGTGCCTTTCTTCGCCATACAGGTAATAGATTGCGGGCCTATCGGCGGCTTAATGATACAGAATGTCGCTGCAGACTATTCGCACGCTAACATCACTTATAAGGAGACACGTGGTGCCATACAGACTTTAAACCCTTCACCTTTAAAATAA
- a CDS encoding DUF1735 and LamG domain-containing protein: protein MKKQKIRFAIFMLLLAVTACDNADYSKSAPFDNGVYLSVAESKTSETMTFNKTIIQREKSFTARLAYPAGTDVTVNVTVDPSQVEAYNSRNNTSYDILPAKHYRLESNEMTIRAGKINSAPLHIYFENLTELEIDKAYLCPVSLNSAQGVGLLDGSTTYWYIVKRSSAITTAVDLRYCYVEVPGFYVPKWGTEPAGNAAHLNNLKAVTFEIITRISNFDEANTDISSLMGIEQYFCFRAGDAGFPRQQLQIQTPAGKFPEANKAKLLKENEWYHLALTYDIATKTIIFYVNGKEQSRSTNYGNSEFSEIKLANRKQESFPGASDGDWLFYIGRSYNDRWLIDRQLNGNVCEARIWDVARTQQEIWKNMYDIEDPENEAHLAAYWKFNEGSSNDIKDYSKYHNDAHIVRYWKDFNSKEEYDVKNEELWPSGIEVPQVNRED, encoded by the coding sequence ATGAAAAAGCAAAAAATACGATTCGCAATTTTCATGTTGTTACTTGCTGTCACTGCTTGCGACAATGCCGATTATAGTAAAAGTGCTCCTTTCGACAACGGTGTCTATTTAAGTGTAGCCGAAAGCAAAACATCGGAGACTATGACATTCAACAAAACGATTATTCAGCGCGAAAAGAGCTTCACAGCCCGGCTGGCATATCCTGCTGGTACTGATGTTACGGTCAACGTAACAGTTGACCCTTCACAAGTAGAAGCCTACAACTCACGCAATAATACCAGCTATGATATATTGCCGGCCAAACATTACCGATTGGAGAGCAACGAAATGACAATACGCGCAGGCAAAATCAATTCAGCTCCGTTACATATTTATTTTGAAAACCTGACAGAATTGGAGATTGATAAAGCATATCTCTGCCCAGTGTCTCTTAATTCCGCACAAGGTGTAGGCCTATTGGATGGCTCAACCACCTACTGGTATATAGTGAAACGCTCCAGCGCCATCACTACCGCTGTTGACTTACGCTATTGCTACGTCGAAGTTCCCGGATTCTATGTACCCAAATGGGGAACAGAGCCTGCCGGCAATGCTGCTCATCTGAACAATTTGAAGGCTGTCACCTTTGAAATAATCACCCGTATATCCAATTTCGACGAAGCCAATACAGACATTTCCAGTCTGATGGGCATCGAGCAATATTTCTGTTTCCGGGCAGGCGATGCAGGCTTCCCACGTCAACAGTTGCAGATACAGACTCCGGCAGGAAAGTTCCCCGAAGCCAACAAAGCCAAATTACTGAAAGAAAATGAATGGTACCATCTCGCACTAACGTACGACATTGCCACCAAAACAATTATTTTCTACGTCAATGGAAAAGAACAAAGCCGAAGCACTAACTATGGCAACAGCGAATTCTCCGAAATAAAACTTGCCAACCGCAAACAGGAAAGTTTTCCCGGTGCAAGCGATGGTGACTGGCTTTTCTACATAGGACGTTCTTATAATGACCGCTGGCTTATCGACCGTCAACTTAACGGTAATGTCTGTGAGGCACGTATCTGGGATGTAGCACGTACACAACAGGAAATCTGGAAAAACATGTACGACATTGAAGATCCGGAAAATGAAGCACACCTCGCTGCTTACTGGAAATTCAATGAAGGAAGCAGCAATGATATCAAGGATTACTCCAAATATCATAACGATGCACACATTGTTCGTTATTGGAAAGATTTCAATAGCAAAGAAGAATATGACGTAAAAAATGAGGAACTATGGCCAAGCGGCATAGAAGTTCCGCAAGTGAATAGGGAAGATTAG
- a CDS encoding BT_3987 domain-containing protein, which translates to MKQILKHILILAFAAGFIGTACENNDLNIDAGTFPETGGIGLSMGILQSDNYAMENPQINMDHASLSDQFHISLTEPASQTGNYTVKVDESKVLDFNSKHGTSYPLYPTEYIDLGNSGKMTIEKGEQQSNSVSIAFKYDEAIEDSVIYVLPLTVEENNSSPAMSSERKTLYYIINVWGMAPAEYNAIKKNFIQIAGVDPEFTNPLLLNKLYFESMSLSSPEVDYYNPFDIINLQFATVKADDNLLPSLYLKDDLAYVLKKREKYIVPLQQLDHKVCLAIKGAGEGIGFSNLGEKEMMIFVERIKQMIDIYHLDGVNLYDANFSYEESNENINYSNNLCKFVASLRDKLGNKIITYTQTSESPEGITNDANLKLGELLDYAWCDQLNTIIDPWSTPEKWTRPIAGLNKEKWGALNTDIHMSSEQANILDQVIEMFTQPSLMITAGINHVFVVNRVDYVSAGTESYAPTYMAYGAICNLCDMEKEYFVTGINSPNNQYLNIHDLLMPKDY; encoded by the coding sequence ATGAAACAAATATTGAAACATATACTGATTCTGGCATTTGCGGCAGGTTTTATTGGGACTGCCTGCGAAAATAACGATCTTAATATCGATGCCGGTACATTCCCCGAAACCGGAGGTATAGGTCTTTCTATGGGTATATTACAAAGCGATAATTATGCGATGGAAAACCCACAGATAAACATGGACCATGCCAGTTTGAGCGATCAATTTCACATCAGCTTAACAGAACCGGCTTCACAAACAGGAAATTATACCGTAAAAGTAGACGAATCCAAAGTACTGGACTTCAATTCGAAGCACGGAACGAGTTACCCTCTGTATCCTACAGAATACATAGATTTAGGTAACAGTGGAAAAATGACAATAGAGAAAGGAGAACAGCAGTCAAACTCTGTCTCTATTGCCTTCAAATATGATGAAGCCATAGAAGATTCTGTTATTTATGTACTCCCTCTGACAGTGGAAGAGAACAATAGTTCCCCGGCCATGTCTAGTGAACGCAAAACATTATATTATATAATTAATGTATGGGGAATGGCTCCTGCCGAATATAACGCTATAAAGAAAAACTTCATTCAGATAGCAGGGGTAGATCCCGAATTCACCAATCCTCTACTGCTCAACAAACTCTATTTTGAGTCTATGTCTCTTTCATCACCAGAAGTAGATTACTACAATCCATTCGACATAATCAACCTACAGTTCGCTACCGTCAAGGCAGACGATAATCTGTTGCCATCTTTATATCTAAAAGATGATCTGGCATACGTACTAAAGAAACGTGAAAAGTACATCGTTCCATTGCAACAGTTAGACCACAAAGTTTGCCTTGCCATTAAGGGAGCGGGAGAAGGAATTGGTTTTTCCAATCTGGGAGAAAAAGAAATGATGATATTTGTAGAAAGAATAAAACAAATGATTGATATATATCATTTAGATGGAGTCAATCTATATGATGCTAATTTTTCCTATGAAGAAAGTAATGAAAACATTAATTACTCAAACAATCTATGCAAATTCGTAGCATCTTTACGAGATAAGCTAGGAAACAAGATCATAACCTATACACAAACTTCTGAATCTCCGGAAGGGATCACTAATGACGCTAATTTGAAATTAGGAGAACTTTTAGATTATGCTTGGTGTGATCAATTGAACACAATTATTGATCCTTGGAGTACTCCTGAAAAATGGACACGTCCTATTGCAGGATTAAACAAAGAAAAATGGGGAGCTTTAAATACTGATATACATATGTCAAGTGAGCAAGCAAATATTTTAGATCAAGTGATAGAAATGTTTACTCAACCCTCACTAATGATAACCGCTGGAATAAATCATGTATTTGTAGTAAATAGAGTAGACTATGTTAGTGCAGGAACGGAATCTTATGCACCGACTTATATGGCTTATGGTGCTATCTGTAACTTATGTGATATGGAAAAAGAATATTTTGTAACAGGTATTAACTCTCCAAATAATCAATACCTCAACATTCATGATCTTCTCATGCCTAAAGATTATTAA